The following are from one region of the Rhizobacter sp. AJA081-3 genome:
- a CDS encoding 3-deoxy-7-phosphoheptulonate synthase — MKTLDTTRIDDVRIGAVRPLINPALLQERVPLRDDTLELVERSRRAIADVLHGRDDRLIVVVGPCSIHDHDQAIDYGRRLKAVADELAGDLLIVMRAYFEKPRTTVGWKGYINDPHLDGSFAINEGLEMARRLLLDLTTLGLPLGTEFLDLLSPQYISDLVAWGAIGARTTESQSHRQLASGLSCPVGFKNGTDGSIKVAADAILAARAPHAFMGMTKMGVAAIFETRGNDDCHVILRGGKSPNYDAAHVAAACDTLRSAGLREQVMIDVSHGNSSKQYRRQIEVAQDVAAQIAAGERRITGVMIESHLQEGRQDLQPGVALQPGVSITDACIGFAQTVPVLQGLAQAVRARRAGQPSA, encoded by the coding sequence ATGAAGACCCTGGACACCACCCGCATCGACGACGTGCGCATCGGCGCCGTGCGACCGCTGATCAACCCGGCCCTGCTGCAGGAGCGCGTGCCGCTGCGCGACGACACGCTCGAACTCGTCGAGCGCAGCCGCCGCGCCATCGCCGACGTGCTGCACGGTCGCGACGACCGGCTGATCGTCGTCGTCGGGCCTTGCTCGATCCACGACCACGACCAGGCCATCGACTACGGCCGCCGCCTGAAGGCCGTCGCCGACGAACTGGCCGGCGACCTGCTGATCGTGATGCGCGCCTACTTCGAGAAGCCGCGCACCACCGTCGGCTGGAAGGGCTACATCAACGACCCGCACCTGGATGGCAGCTTCGCCATCAACGAAGGCCTGGAGATGGCGCGCCGGCTGCTGCTGGACCTGACCACGCTGGGGCTGCCGCTGGGCACCGAGTTCCTCGACCTGCTCAGCCCGCAGTACATCTCCGACCTGGTCGCCTGGGGGGCGATCGGCGCGCGCACGACGGAGAGCCAGAGCCACCGCCAGCTCGCCTCGGGCCTGAGCTGCCCGGTCGGCTTCAAGAACGGCACCGACGGCAGCATCAAGGTGGCGGCCGATGCCATCCTCGCTGCACGCGCGCCCCACGCCTTCATGGGCATGACGAAGATGGGCGTGGCGGCGATCTTCGAGACGCGCGGCAACGACGACTGCCATGTCATCCTGCGTGGCGGCAAGTCGCCCAACTACGACGCGGCGCATGTGGCCGCGGCTTGCGACACGCTGCGCAGCGCGGGGCTGCGCGAGCAGGTGATGATCGACGTCTCGCACGGCAACAGCAGCAAGCAGTACCGTAGGCAGATCGAGGTGGCGCAGGACGTGGCGGCGCAGATCGCTGCCGGCGAGCGCCGCATCACCGGCGTGATGATCGAGAGCCACCTCCAGGAAGGCCGGCAGGACCTGCAGCCCGGCGTGGCGCTGCAGCCCGGCGTGTCGATCACCGATGCCTGCATCGGCTTCGCCCAGACGGTGCCGGTGCTGCAGGGCCTGGCGCAGGCGGTGCGCGCGCGTCGCGCAGGCCAGCCTTCGGCTTAG
- a CDS encoding phosphoethanolamine transferase, producing the protein MTPFTQQLEPWGAQGRRAMGAAPVVVAMILALFIALGHDGRHAVQMAALALPLLVWVAWPIRTEALHRLRALCAWPLAMGFVIDGAVRDYLWDRYVAAPNNSMVLGAMSNTQTRESLEYLWQNAPDMLWRATLVLAAATLLALALRRAARWPAGAAAWRPSHRACRYALVLLVLVSALAHASKPWRRLHPTLYWTKWVDDANRLRDGWSQQSQANQRLLESARHAAPTVTFQGASTVMLVIGESINRDNLGIYGYPRDTTPRLAAVKAALGDDFGVIRNAWSADASTLPSLRGLFRFGQAHGADAPHLLALARAAGYKVWWIGNQDDMAVEQHYAQLADRATMINRRPGRSGDSLDGELIDEVGIASRDPAPRKLIVVHLMGAHPHYRLRRPAGANPFAGVQDDVEHSLRRAGRSAWTREARREYDAALRYHDGVLSDLFGQLRDSVGVGGRGAWLYLADHGQEVGHELDRVGHSASTAAGYRIPALVWRSEGLSSQVAEQPFRADWAAWTVAELMGLRWNGRDAARDVLNPDYQWQPPPLAVRVTSFER; encoded by the coding sequence ATGACACCGTTCACCCAGCAGCTCGAACCGTGGGGTGCCCAAGGCCGACGGGCCATGGGCGCTGCGCCGGTGGTCGTGGCAATGATTCTGGCGCTGTTCATCGCCCTCGGGCACGACGGGCGCCACGCGGTCCAGATGGCAGCGCTGGCACTGCCTCTGCTCGTCTGGGTGGCCTGGCCAATTCGCACGGAGGCGCTGCACCGGCTGCGTGCGCTGTGCGCGTGGCCGTTGGCGATGGGGTTCGTGATCGACGGTGCCGTACGCGACTATCTGTGGGATCGCTATGTCGCCGCGCCCAACAACTCGATGGTGCTCGGCGCGATGTCGAACACGCAGACTCGCGAGAGCCTCGAGTATCTCTGGCAGAACGCGCCCGACATGCTCTGGCGCGCGACTCTGGTGCTGGCTGCGGCGACGCTGCTGGCGCTGGCACTGCGCCGTGCGGCGCGCTGGCCGGCCGGTGCTGCAGCCTGGCGGCCCTCGCACCGGGCTTGCAGGTACGCGCTGGTGCTGCTGGTGCTGGTCTCCGCGCTTGCACACGCCAGCAAGCCTTGGCGGCGCTTGCACCCCACGCTGTACTGGACGAAATGGGTGGACGATGCCAACCGCCTGCGCGACGGCTGGTCGCAGCAGTCCCAGGCCAATCAGCGCCTGCTCGAATCTGCCCGCCATGCCGCTCCGACCGTCACCTTCCAGGGCGCGTCCACCGTGATGCTGGTGATCGGCGAGAGCATCAACCGCGACAACCTCGGCATCTACGGCTATCCGCGCGACACCACGCCACGGCTGGCGGCAGTCAAGGCAGCTCTGGGCGACGATTTCGGCGTGATTCGCAATGCCTGGTCGGCCGACGCGAGCACGCTGCCATCGCTGCGCGGCCTGTTTCGCTTCGGCCAGGCGCACGGCGCCGATGCGCCGCACCTGCTCGCACTGGCCCGAGCTGCCGGCTACAAGGTCTGGTGGATCGGCAACCAGGACGACATGGCTGTCGAGCAGCACTATGCGCAGCTGGCAGATCGTGCAACGATGATCAATCGCCGCCCCGGCCGCAGCGGCGATTCGCTGGACGGCGAACTGATCGACGAAGTCGGCATCGCGTCGCGCGACCCGGCGCCGCGCAAGCTGATCGTGGTGCACCTGATGGGCGCGCATCCGCATTACCGGCTGCGCCGGCCGGCCGGCGCCAACCCTTTCGCCGGCGTCCAGGACGATGTCGAGCATTCCTTGCGCCGCGCAGGCCGATCGGCGTGGACACGCGAGGCCCGCCGCGAATACGACGCAGCGCTGCGCTACCACGACGGCGTACTCTCGGATCTCTTCGGGCAATTGCGCGACAGCGTGGGCGTGGGCGGCCGTGGTGCCTGGCTGTACCTCGCTGACCATGGGCAGGAGGTCGGCCATGAGCTGGATCGTGTCGGCCACAGCGCTAGCACCGCGGCGGGCTATCGCATTCCAGCGCTGGTGTGGCGCAGCGAAGGCCTGTCGTCGCAGGTGGCCGAGCAGCCGTTCCGCGCCGACTGGGCCGCGTGGACGGTGGCTGAACTGATGGGCCTGCGCTGGAACGGTCGCGACGCGGCGCGCGATGTGCTCAACCCCGACTACCAATGGCAACCGCCGCCTCTGGCCGTCCGTGTCACCTCGTTCGAGCGCTGA
- a CDS encoding NADPH:quinone reductase, whose amino-acid sequence MQAAFYERTGAAAEVLQVAELPDPQPGPGEVRVRLRWSGVNPSDVKSRAGLRSKLLAFPRIVPHSDGMGVIDAVGEGVPAARLGERVWVWNAAWGRAFGTAAQFVVLPARQAVVLPEGTSDEAGACLGIPALTALHAVLTGGGVAGQAVLVAGGAGAVGHYAVQFAKLLGATAVLATVSSAAKGEIARAAGADTVIDYRTQNVAEQVREATAGRGVDRIIEVDVAANAALDLELLRAGGDLVVYGSGRGEFTLPFFPLIVKNLNLRFFIVYNLDAADRERVVATLNGFLRRGALQHLIAQRLPLAQIVQAHELVESGRAVGNVVISLP is encoded by the coding sequence ATGCAAGCCGCTTTCTACGAACGCACAGGCGCCGCCGCCGAGGTGCTGCAAGTCGCCGAACTGCCCGACCCGCAGCCTGGCCCGGGCGAGGTGCGGGTGCGCCTGCGCTGGTCGGGTGTGAACCCCTCGGACGTGAAGTCGCGCGCCGGCCTGCGCAGCAAGCTGCTGGCCTTCCCGCGCATCGTGCCGCACAGCGACGGCATGGGCGTGATCGACGCGGTGGGCGAGGGCGTGCCGGCCGCGCGCCTGGGCGAGCGCGTGTGGGTCTGGAACGCCGCCTGGGGCCGCGCCTTCGGCACCGCCGCGCAGTTCGTCGTGCTGCCCGCGCGCCAGGCCGTCGTGCTGCCCGAAGGCACGAGCGACGAAGCCGGCGCCTGCCTGGGCATCCCCGCGCTGACGGCGCTGCACGCGGTGCTGACGGGCGGCGGTGTGGCCGGGCAGGCGGTGCTGGTGGCCGGCGGCGCCGGGGCGGTCGGCCACTACGCGGTGCAGTTCGCCAAGCTGCTCGGCGCCACTGCGGTGCTCGCCACGGTGAGCAGCGCGGCCAAGGGTGAGATCGCCCGGGCCGCCGGCGCCGACACGGTGATCGACTACCGCACGCAGAACGTCGCCGAGCAGGTGCGCGAGGCCACGGCGGGCCGCGGCGTGGATCGCATCATCGAGGTCGATGTGGCGGCCAATGCGGCGCTCGACCTGGAGCTGCTGCGTGCCGGCGGCGACCTCGTCGTCTACGGCAGCGGCCGGGGCGAGTTCACGCTGCCCTTCTTCCCGCTGATCGTGAAGAACCTGAACCTGCGCTTCTTCATCGTCTACAACCTCGACGCTGCCGATCGCGAGCGTGTCGTGGCCACGCTCAATGGCTTTCTGCGCCGCGGCGCGCTGCAGCACCTGATCGCGCAGCGCCTGCCGCTCGCGCAGATCGTGCAGGCGCATGAACTCGTCGAAAGCGGCCGCGCCGTCGGCAACGTCGTGATTTCCCTGCCCTGA
- a CDS encoding S8 family serine peptidase: MASLSRFIGIVERATRHAVLSAALLGTALSASAQTNSTKIARDLQPVLTAATTPAINWARDINGRRYVKVLIVSNSDDAELAALRSAVMSAGGSIYYRYSSVLALAALVPADKVGGLAARADVQSISPNRLMTRSASTVESVSGTAAIRNTGTTSYSSITGYSGKGIGIAVLDSGISWQHANFAGDGAGESRVRESVNFTKAGDAVRAGVTDWTPGIDVSGTLNPASPTMQTYLGKIQNGFAPKADRYGHGSHVAAVAAGRGTYQAVDTTGIAPNANLFDVRVLDDNGYGQLSDVLAGLDWVLYYGKFKNIRIINISLGADSTESYETDPLARAVRNAVAQGMVVVVAAGNFGVNGAGQQTYGSISSPGHEPSALTVGAVNLKGTISRKDDIVTNFSSRGPTRGSRIDASGVRQYDQIIKPDLVAPGNKIVGPLAEDTAAAGGAWNSLASRYADLSKVSGATQTQDHSLMMLSGTSIAAPVVSGAVALMLEANAGLTPPMVKAILQYTAQVLPNANLAQQGAGLLNVDGAVRLAAAIRNDMYRRVVTDGGSIPAGESLLWWSGATLPAPSSVINGETVPWGRLVFAGGNRIVTGEALFKQWQPWYDPRIQWVRKSVKKLTVRYWPNTSNTYPMAVMSAPAPNMSLMTPGVVSMVELAGTSSLTGKTGLFIPAATLSSWLSSGKTLAQGIVISEGIVISEGIVISEGIVISEGLVISEGLVISEGIVISEGLVISEAGTTKPGNPREKLVSGEP; this comes from the coding sequence ATGGCCTCGCTCTCCCGCTTCATCGGCATCGTCGAACGCGCCACTCGGCATGCCGTGCTGTCCGCCGCACTGCTGGGCACTGCCCTGTCGGCCTCGGCGCAGACCAACTCGACCAAGATCGCCCGTGACCTGCAGCCGGTGCTGACCGCCGCCACCACGCCGGCGATCAACTGGGCGCGCGACATCAACGGCCGCCGCTACGTGAAGGTGCTGATCGTCAGCAACAGCGACGATGCCGAACTCGCTGCGCTGCGCTCGGCGGTGATGTCCGCAGGCGGCTCCATCTATTACCGCTACAGCTCGGTGCTCGCGCTGGCTGCGCTGGTGCCGGCCGACAAGGTCGGCGGCCTGGCCGCGCGCGCCGACGTGCAGAGCATCTCGCCGAATCGCCTGATGACGCGCTCGGCCAGCACTGTCGAGAGCGTGAGCGGCACGGCCGCCATCCGCAACACCGGCACCACCTCGTACAGCAGCATCACCGGCTACAGCGGCAAGGGCATCGGCATCGCCGTGCTCGACTCGGGCATCTCGTGGCAGCACGCCAACTTCGCCGGCGATGGTGCCGGCGAGAGCCGCGTGCGCGAGTCGGTGAACTTCACCAAGGCCGGCGATGCGGTGCGCGCCGGCGTGACCGACTGGACGCCGGGCATCGACGTCTCCGGCACGCTGAACCCGGCCAGCCCGACGATGCAGACCTACCTGGGCAAGATCCAGAACGGCTTCGCCCCGAAGGCCGACCGCTACGGCCACGGCTCGCACGTGGCCGCCGTCGCAGCCGGCCGCGGCACCTACCAGGCGGTGGACACCACCGGCATCGCGCCGAACGCGAACCTGTTCGACGTGCGCGTGCTCGACGACAACGGCTACGGCCAGCTCTCCGACGTGCTCGCCGGCCTGGACTGGGTGCTGTACTACGGCAAGTTCAAGAACATCCGCATCATCAACATCAGCCTGGGTGCCGACTCGACCGAGTCCTACGAGACCGACCCGCTGGCGCGCGCCGTGCGCAATGCCGTGGCGCAGGGCATGGTGGTGGTGGTGGCGGCCGGCAACTTCGGCGTCAATGGCGCCGGCCAGCAGACCTACGGCAGCATCAGCTCGCCGGGCCACGAGCCGAGCGCGCTGACCGTCGGCGCCGTCAACCTGAAGGGCACGATCAGCCGCAAGGACGACATCGTCACCAACTTCAGCTCGCGCGGCCCGACACGCGGCTCGCGCATCGACGCCAGCGGCGTGCGCCAGTACGACCAGATCATCAAGCCCGACCTGGTGGCGCCGGGCAACAAGATCGTCGGCCCGCTCGCCGAGGACACGGCTGCTGCCGGTGGCGCCTGGAATTCGCTCGCCTCGCGTTATGCGGATCTCTCCAAGGTCAGCGGCGCGACGCAGACGCAGGACCACTCGCTGATGATGCTCAGCGGCACCTCGATTGCCGCCCCGGTGGTCAGCGGCGCGGTGGCGCTGATGCTGGAAGCCAACGCCGGCCTCACGCCGCCGATGGTCAAGGCCATCCTGCAGTACACCGCGCAGGTGCTGCCCAATGCCAACCTCGCGCAACAGGGCGCGGGCCTGCTCAACGTCGACGGCGCGGTGCGCCTCGCGGCCGCGATCCGCAACGACATGTACCGCCGGGTCGTCACCGACGGCGGCAGCATCCCGGCCGGCGAGTCGCTGCTGTGGTGGTCGGGCGCGACGCTGCCGGCGCCGAGCTCGGTGATCAATGGCGAGACGGTGCCCTGGGGGCGCCTCGTGTTCGCCGGCGGCAACCGCATCGTCACCGGCGAAGCCTTGTTCAAGCAGTGGCAGCCCTGGTACGACCCGCGCATCCAGTGGGTGCGCAAGAGCGTCAAGAAGCTGACCGTTCGCTACTGGCCGAACACCAGCAACACCTACCCGATGGCGGTGATGTCGGCACCCGCGCCGAACATGTCGCTGATGACGCCGGGCGTGGTCTCGATGGTCGAGCTGGCCGGCACCTCGTCGCTGACCGGCAAGACCGGCCTGTTCATCCCGGCAGCGACGCTGTCGTCGTGGCTGTCCAGCGGCAAGACGCTCGCACAGGGCATCGTGATCAGCGAAGGCATCGTCATCAGCGAAGGCATCGTGATCAGCGAGGGCATCGTCATCAGCGAAGGGCTGGTGATCAGCGAGGGCCTGGTGATCAGCGAAGGCATTGTCATCAGCGAGGGGCTGGTCATCAGCGAAGCCGGCACCACGAAGCCGGGCAACCCGCGCGAGAAGCTGGTGAGCGGCGAGCCCTGA
- a CDS encoding VOC family protein, whose product MPAPKARPIPEGMHSLTPHLVCDGAAKAIDFYKAAFGAVEAMRLRGPGGRLMHAALRIGDSALMLVDEFPEMGSVGPQALKGSPVTLHLFVPDVDATMAQAERAGATVTMPAQDMFWGDRYGQLTDPFGHRWSVATHLQDLTPEQIQANFAKMPPAMECGQ is encoded by the coding sequence ATGCCCGCACCGAAAGCCAGACCCATCCCCGAAGGCATGCATTCGCTGACCCCGCACCTCGTGTGCGACGGCGCCGCGAAGGCCATCGACTTCTACAAGGCCGCCTTCGGCGCCGTCGAGGCCATGCGCCTGCGCGGGCCCGGCGGCCGGCTGATGCACGCCGCGCTGCGCATCGGCGACTCGGCCTTGATGCTGGTCGACGAGTTCCCGGAGATGGGCTCGGTCGGCCCCCAGGCGCTCAAGGGCTCGCCGGTGACCCTGCACCTGTTCGTGCCCGACGTCGACGCCACGATGGCGCAGGCCGAGCGCGCCGGCGCCACGGTGACGATGCCTGCGCAGGACATGTTCTGGGGCGATCGCTACGGCCAGCTGACCGACCCGTTCGGCCACCGCTGGTCGGTCGCCACGCACCTGCAGGACCTGACGCCCGAGCAGATCCAGGCCAACTTCGCGAAGATGCCGCCGGCGATGGAATGCGGGCAGTGA